Part of the Henckelia pumila isolate YLH828 chromosome 2, ASM3356847v2, whole genome shotgun sequence genome is shown below.
CAAAGATCATTCTGACCACTTGAAATGTTGACGAGCACGACAAATCAAGAAATTGGATATTCACATCCAAGTTGTCAAGCAGTAATGATTGCATGCACTTACGTCTTATCCAAACGCCACCACACTTTTATCTTGCAACCAACCAGATCCTGACCATTGCTTTTTGTGGAATGGTTTACCTTAGAAGCCTACAGTACAAGGTAAAGATATCCAAGAGAAAAAGTTGACACATCATTTTATTGATTTAGAAATGGTAAAAATTGAAGGACATGTATTTCCTACAAAAGAAAGAGGAAAGTAAAATATGGCATTTAGGGGTGAAAATGGAAAGCAGAACAAAATTCAAATAGTTTTAACCTGTCTAGATAAATTGGGCTAAagctaaataatattttagcccTGGTTTACTTAAGAATAGGGTTGACACAGAAAATAGCCGGTCTAAAAGTCAATCAGAATCAGGCGGGGTTCGAGTAAGCCACATTTGCTTTTTAACATTTATTAGGAAATATTTGCATGGGAGGTTGAAGTAACTTTTTAAACTCACGTAATGCCCAATAACATTTTGTCTAAAATAACACGCTTCCACCGAAAATATTtcccaaatttgaaaaattctttGTTAGGAAATGGGAAGACATGGAACAAAGTATGGACCCATGTCAGATCTGTGCATCCCTCAGACTTTACTACGCACAGTCTTCACCCTTCCATGCTAACACTATATACTTTacatataaattttaagttttctttaatattttttttcacaaaatatcatttatccaaattttttattatcaaattccaaaatatattttaacttttctccaaacaccaaaatgaaatttcaattcCGTGGatttaaaatccaaatccaattccaaatccaatttcaaattctattttttagaCATCCAAACACACTGTAAGTCTAGCGTTTCCCTATCCCGGACTACGGACCTGCACACAAAGATGGCACAGATGACAGATTTGCGGAAGTATTCTCAGGTGTTGCTCATTCAGCAACCCTGGACCCATTCGATATAAGTATATATGTCCATATGCAACAATTAGCTTCTAAATCATCCACAGATGAGTTGTAACATGTACAGGGATTAGGTGTTTCAGTACATGGATAAACACAAAGGAGGACAACTGGAGAGAAAGTTAATCACACATTCACATAATACCCTCAGTTTCTGATGACCATTGGACGAATAAGAAATTTAACAAATATTTAGTTAAAACTGAAGACACAGCATATAAAGATAGATAGTGAAGTAAGACCTCTTCTTTATAAGATAATTTGCTTGCATGTGTGATGGCAGCTTCCTGAGAATGAGCTTTCTCTTTAGATTGAGAAGTCATTGTCTGCACCATGCAACAGATGCCTAAGAATGACAAAATACACTATGCCCAGCAGCTACTCTATTTACGTCAGTAACTACCACGATTACGATGTCTCCCATTTCATTCTCAGAAAAAGCATCCTCGCGTTTACTTGTTTCTCCAAATGCTTTCTTGGCCGAAGACTGTTTCCTTTTCTTTGGATAATTCTGGAATTCATAGATTCAACACCATGGTAATTAGGTTGAATTATATATTTGGAAAAATGGattccaaaaaaatataatgtacACTATAATATGCCACATACATCTCAGTGACAACAAAGGAGGA
Proteins encoded:
- the LOC140880705 gene encoding uncharacterized protein isoform X6, with the protein product MSKILAETTSSEGKGHSKDISGSKRWRSEIPYKEKNYPKKRKQSSAKKAFGETSKREDAFSENEMGDIVIVTMTSQSKEKAHSQEAAITHASKLSYKEEASKVNHSTKSNGQDLVGCKIKVWWRLDKTYYEGKVMSFDNLKKTHQVDYDDGETEILDLAKEHWEVITDYSLCSHGL